Genomic window (Molothrus ater isolate BHLD 08-10-18 breed brown headed cowbird chromosome 7, BPBGC_Mater_1.1, whole genome shotgun sequence):
TCTTGCCATTTCAAGGCGACATTTATATTTCACCCCCACAAACAGGAGTAACCTAACACAGACAGCCAGTTTGGAAATGATTTGTCATGAAAATACAACTAAAGTGAATCAACTGAtgctgctgagcctggaggTAAAAGCAAAAGATGACTCTTGGATTTTAGATCGGATAAAAGAAATAGATGTCAGATGCCATTAAAACGAAATCAAAACTGGATCTGGTTGGTGGTTAAGACACATTCACTGAGGACAGTAATTCCCATCTGGCAGAAGAAATCCCTTTCTTGTTTGGTTTGTCACAAAACCCTCATCAATTCAAGTAAGTCCCTATCAAGGTTGTTTGGTTTCAGCCTATGGAAACAATTACTCAAACCTGCATGAATTAAATCAttaccagaaataaaaaaaaaaataggaaagaataCAGATAAACTTGCTGAAACAACAGAATGACTTTTCATTGGGAAATGTACAATTTTAGGCAAAGGAACATTACCTTAGGCAGAGGTTTCTTCTTAGCACAGTTGATCCCCCCCACAAAGACCATGTTGGGCATCACTGGCCTGACGTACTCAAACACAAAGTCAAACCTCAGGATCCAAATGGCAGCCGAGTTCACCAGGTCCATCAGGGACACATCCCTCTGAAGAACTTCTGAGGAAAGCTTAAGTGCTTCCCCATAGTAAACACTGCAGTAATCAAGCTCCAGGAGGGAAATCAGGGCATTTTCCACCCTCTGGAAAAAAGTCATGTGATCTGAGTTGAAGCTGAAGAGTCTCGGGATGTAGGACAGAGGGCTTGGGCACTGTGGGGCTGCAAAGTGCAGGTTGCAACCAAATCCCCTCATGAAGAAcacaaagggaagagaaagatgATGAGCCAGGATAGTCCCACACATGAAGATAGGATCCGTCAGGATGGCATCAAAGCCGCTTTGGTTGAGGAACCTCAGGGTCTCCTGGCTGCGGAACAGGTCCTTACATTGCCCAAAGAACGTGCTGAAAGTATGCACTGAGGCGTTGTACATGGCCAGGGCATTGAGGGGGAAAGGCTTCTGCGTCAGGTGCACAGCCACGTATTCCTGGAAGGCGTTATCCAGCTCTTCCAGGGTCTGGCTCACCGGGTGCGTGACCACCTTGTAGGCCTGCGTGGTCTCCATCTGCCAGCTCACCTCGGGGACCAGCACCACCACCTCGTGTCCTCTCTCGCTCAGCTTCTCCACCACTTCCTGCATGCTCAGCCAGTGGCTTCCCAACATGGGCACCACCAGGAGCTTCCCTCCTTCtgagaggctgggcaggaggaggaggatggaaatCCAGGCAAGGCAAAGCCTCAAAGCCATGTTGCTGTGGTCACAGTAGGGGCCCTGGAAGAGATTTCTCCTACACGTTGTAGCCTGAAGATGCTTTGGAAAGCAACTGAAGGATGATTTGCCTACTTTTGTAGCTGTGCCCCACCTCAGCCCTTTTGCGTCTCCTCCCATTTCGCGTCATCAGAACTTTGTGCCAAGGTCACAGAAAACAATCAATGATTAGGGAGGGTTCAAGGCAGGTTGGGACTTTTAAGGTGGCATTGTGTGAGTCAAGAAAGGTGTGTCACCTTCACAAATGCCAAGCTGAGATGATTGCCTAAATGCCACCTTCTTTCCTCAGCAGGACCCTGGCTTTGTGGCATTTCTTGCCACCAGCAcaccacagccaagggctgATGgcaaaatgcagggaaaatccatgaaaaaatgCACCCACAGAGTGGCTGGGCAGAAACACTGCTGAGCCCACATGGGAGGCCTGTGCCTATCAAGAGAGCACAGAAAGGACTCTTCTCCATCGCTGCCACTGAAGGCTGACAGGGTTGTCACAGACTGAGATaatcttgcatttttaaaagcattttcttacCTAATGAAACTGATGCCAGTAGTACAGTGAAACATAACTTACAGTGAGGATTCACATGAGGAATCCGTGTACCAGTAcccagggtttgggttttgccttttttttttcaatagtcAAAACCAAATTGCAtccctgagaaaaaaaaaaatttccttaatGCAAACTCGCATTTTTTAGGAAGATACGTAGCAGAAAGTCTTTCCTCATCCATCCACAGAACTTGCAGCTAACCCCTTATCCTATCAGGTATAAAACAACATTGCAAAAGAGCATTTCACCCTTGTACCCCAGATAACAAAGACCAACAACACCTCTCTAGTGCACAAAGTCAGGAATCATTCATGACCAGTGAGGGGTCAGTTCATGCCCAGTGTTGGGTCAGTTCATGACCTCAACCCTGTGTCCAAGTCCTTCTTGGTTATAAATTGCTGGGGTTTAATGCTGGTGATAACCTGTCCTTAAAGCCTATAAGCAGGTGAACACAGGAAACAATTTCTGTCTCCAGGGCAATCTGGCCTTGAAAAtcttgctggattttttttccccccatgcaGTTTCTGCAGGTTCCTTCCCAAACCTGGTGGGAAATCCTGGACTTTGCTAAGAACCTGCCCtccaaaaggagcagcagctccatcacccATGCTGATCCCATCTTGGTAGTTTACAGCATGGATTAACTTCATGGGCATTTTCAAACAGCTCAGAGCAAGGAGATGCATAGAAGACAGGCCATAACCTCAGACAAGGCTGCCAAATGAACACAGGAAGGTTTGTCCACAAAAGCCCAAATGGAATTTACAGGAGATATCCATACCCAGGACAGCTTAAAACCTCATTCAATAGTCCAGAAGAGAAGGGGAGGATGAACTGGAAGAGGATTATTTCTGGGGCTTAGATATTGACACCTTGACAATAAAGAATGATGGAAAGCAATCAATCTAGGGGATGCCTGTAGAAAATAGAAACTTGTAGAAAATAGGCAAACTCTTCATTCCTATAACCTTCACTGTGGATGAAAGGAGAGGGGATAAATGGACAGTGCATGATGagacagctgggagaggaggataGCAAAGTTCTTCTGGTCAACAAAAGAGACTCTCATTTGCATAAAAGCGACATGTCACTTAAATTCTCCTAATTAAGTCTGATAAGGCTTTAGGTCTGGCAGGATGTGATATATTCTGATATATCTGAATGCTGGGTATTAGGAAATACGATTTCTGCATCATGCAGGATTTCAATCTTTGAACACCAAGCTCTTGTCAGTCAGGGTTTGATGTAAGGATGGGAGTGACATCCCTTGCCCAGGGTGGCAGCGGGATGGAATGAGATAatcttgaaggtccctttcaacccaaacccaCTCTGCCATTCTATGATACATTTATACTTTGCCTTTTCcatataaaaacaaaagaaaatgttgtaCCTGAGACAGTTTTTTCTTCTGAACACAGTTAATGCCTCCGATAAAAGCCATGTTTGGCATCACTGGCCTCGGGAACTCAAAGACAAAATCGTATCTCATCAGCCAGAAGGATCCACGGCTCAGGAGTTCCGTCACTGTCACTTTCTTTTTGAAAACCTCATATGCAAGCTCTTCAAACTTATCATAGATGGGTTTACAGTAGAAGAGCTCCAGCAGATCGACCAGCACGTTCTTCACCCGCTGGGAAAACGTCATGCTGTCTGAATTATCCAAGAATAACCTGGGCACATAGGAAGGAGGGCTTGGACACTGGGTAGCAGCAGAATCCATTCCGCAGGGAAAGCCCCGCAGGAAGTAGACGGAAGGAAGGCCAAGATACTCAGCCACCAGGGGCCCACACATCAGGATGGGATCTGTGAAAATCAAGTCAAATTTGCTCTCTTGCAGGTACTGCATCAGCTCCTCGTTCCGCAGGAGGCTCTTGCAGTTGGTGAAGAAGACCGAGGAAATTTCTATCGTGCTTTGATACGAGGTCAGAACAACATTCCAAACAGACTGTTCAATAAAATGGGCATGAACAAAGGCCTTGAGCATTTCCCCCAAGTATTCCTCTGGGTAAGGGATTGGATAGGCTTGGACTGTGTAATTCTGAGGCTCCTCTGACTTCATATACAGACTGGTGGAGGGTACAAGCACAACAACCTCGTGTCCCTTTTGCCGCAGTTTCTCCACTACTGGGCGCATGCTGAGCCAGTGACTTCCATCCTGAGGCACCACCAGGATCTTTCCACCTTCAGCCAGGATTAAAGACAGCGTCAGGAGGAGAAGTATCCAGGTGCCTCGGTAAAAAAGAGCCATTTTGGTGGGAGTGATCCAGAGGGTTCTGCTCCACAGGGATCCACGCACTCCTTTATACCATGGTCCGTGCAGAGTAAGCAGGGAATTTATTGGctgcagaaattaatatttaactTCCCAATACGCGTGTGATTATCCTGTGATTTTGCCTGTGTTTatggaaaggaagggaagcCGTGTCCATAGAGAAACTTTTGTACTTTCTGTTAATGTTTAAGCTTCAACCACTGTCAGCACTAAGACACTGTCAGCACTGAGTCTGTGACACCAAGAGCAGGGATGTCATGTTGCAACGATAATCGTGGTTAAAACCATGACTTGGTAAATACatggagagaaaataataaaaatacaccCAGCAGAATGGATGCAACTCCATTCCTGAGGACACGAGGCTGATGTTGAATTCCCAGCCCCTGGAAGCAGCCAAACCCACACCTCTTACAAAGATGTCACTGCCACCAGGATGGATCAGGCAATCCCAAATCTGAGCACAACGATCCCCATTGGCTTTTTCCTCCTGATACTCCAGCAAGAAGTGAACCAATGGATGGGTTCAGGGCAAACAAAGGGAAAGGAGGCCGGCACAGGGACACAAAGAAGGAGTTTTGGTCTTTGGTTGCTGTCTTGAAAACCCGTGTCATGTATTGTGAGCAAAACAAAATCGAGGAGAAGGTGTGACAGCTCCCACTAATGCCACTCAGGAAGGTTGTCTCTTTGTGCAAGTGAAAGCAATGCCAGAGCAAAGCCTTTTGGAGGGTGCTAAGGAAGGAGTCCTTGTGATGAGAGGCTGCCATCAGCACAacatttcctgttctttttaTAAATGCTGCTGGGACTCCCAGCATCCTCAGTCAGGAGAAACAAATCCTTACAGCCTGAGGCAAAGGCATTTGTCTCATGACAAAGGGTGCTGGGACTGCCCTGACTAGCTCCACTCTGTCACTCTGGACATGGAGGAACCACCCTTAGACATGGAAAACCAATTTCTGGAGAGGCCCAGTGCAAGAGAGATGGGAGATGGCACAGATTGAAAGCAGGACACTGAAGGGACTTACAAATAATTCTCAGTAAATGCAGGACATCTGGATGCAAACACTTCATTGCAGCTGTTGTGACAAGAGGTGCCCAAATTACCTTGGAAGTTGCTGCTTGGTGTATTTTCTACTCTGGACTCGATTGGATTTTCTATTCAAACAGCAGTTGGTTGAAAACAGCCAATACAAGATTTTCCAGTGTGGAAAAGGTGATTTTCACCTAACAGGAGTCTGAAGacaggcactggcagggctTAAATGAGGGCAGGATGTCTCTAGCCCTGGGGCAAAGTTATGAACTCTTTATGGCTCTGAGACATTCAGGATATAAAAGTAGAGACTTATATTGTGGAACCAGCAAGAATTTACCTCTTAAATCTCAAACAAGTACCACTTTCCTGATCCCTAATGTGATAGAATGCCTTAGATATAATTTGATCCTAATATTCTAGCTAAGATATGGTTCTTTGCCTTGTTTATCAAGTTTAGAAAGCTCTCCATCAGCCTGTCAAAGAGCATCAAAGAAatctgaaagaggaaagaaaaatcccacCCCTCCAGCTCCAAGACATTGTGCAGAGATATTGCGTGACCACAATTCAGAAGTGAGGGAgcaatttcctgggaaaagagatttgTGTCCTGCTTTGTGCCAGGATAGAAATGGCCAGTGTTACCATTTTACACATTGCATGTTGACTATTACAATAGATTTAGATTTCTAGATTAGCTTTAAGACCCTGCAGAACAATTCTGGTAAAAGCAGATGTCAAAGTATGACAACTTACCTGAGTTCTGCATTCAGGAGTCTTTCACCCAATCCATGACTCTAAGATTATTTCTTGCCATTTCAAGGCGACATTTATATTTCACCCCCACAAACAGGAGTAACCTAACACAGACAGCCAGTTTGGAAATGATTTGTCATGAAAATACAACTAAAGTGAATCAACTGAtgctgctgagcctggaggTAAAAGCAAAAGATGACTCTTGGATTTTAGATCGGATAAAAGAAATAGATGTCAGATGCCATTAAAACGAAATCAAAACTGGATCTGGTTGGTAGTTAAGACCCATTCACTGAGGACAGTAATTCCCATCTGGCAGAAGAAATCCCTTTCTTGTTTGGTTTGTCACAAAACCCTCATCAATTCAAGTAAGTCCCTATCAAGGTTGTTTGATTTCAGCCTATGGAAACAATTACTCAAACCTGCATGAATTAAATCATTaccagaatattaaaaaataacaaacaataCAGATAAACTTGCTGAACAACAGAATGACTTTTCATTGGGAAATGTACAATTTCAGGCAAAGGAACATTACCTTAGGCAGAGGTTTCTTCTTAGCACAGTTGATCCCCCCCACAAAGACCATGTTGGGCATCACTGGCCTGACGTACTCAAACACAAAGTCAAACCTCAGGATCCAAATGGCAGCCGAGTTCACCAGATCCATCAGGGACACATCCCTCTGAAGAACTTCTGAGGAAAGCTTAAGCGCTTCTGCATAGAGACCATTGCAGTAatccagctccaggagggaaATCAGGGCGTTTTCCACCCTCTGGAAAAAAGTCATGTGATCTGAGTTGAAGCTGAAGAGTCTCGGGATGTAGGACAGAGGGCTTGGGCACTGTGGGGCTGCAAAGTGCAGGTTGCAACCAAATCCCCTCATGAAGAAcacaaagggaagagaaagatgATGAGCCAGGACGGCCCCACACATGAAGAAAGGATCTGTCAGGATGGCATCAAAGCCGCTTTGGTTGAGGAACCTCAGGGTCTCCTGGCTGTGGAACAGGTCCTTGCACTGCCCAAAGAAAGTGCTGAAAAGATGCACTGAGGTGTTGTACATGGCCAGGGCATTGAGGGGGAAAGGCTTCTGCGTCAGGTGCACGGCCACGTATTCCTGGAAGGCGTTATCCAGCTCTTCCAGGGTCTGGCTCACCGGGTGCGTGACCACCTTGTAGGCCTGCGTGGTCTCCATCTGCCAGCTCACCTCGGGGACCAGCACCACCACCTCGTGTCCTCTCTCGCTCAGCTTCTCCACCACTTCCTGCATGCTCAGCCAGTGGCTTCCCACCATGGGCACCACCAGGAGCTTCCCTCCGTCTGAGAGGccgggcaggaggaggaggatggaaatCCAGGCAAGGCAAAGCCTCAAAGCCATGTTGCTGTGGTCGCAGTAGGGGCCCTGGAAGAGATTTCTCCTGCAGGTTGTAGTCTGAAGATGCTTTGGAAAGCAACTGATGGGTGAATTTGTTGAACTCTGCTCTTTGATGTTCCCGTTGTTAATGATTCACTGCTTTGCATTGTGGGTagtttattttgccttttccctccTTACTTGGAAAGCCAAGATTTGGTGACCTCTCCAATGCTGAGTCACTGGAGTTCCTCGAGGTTCCGTGAGCTCCTCACCGTGCTGCTGGGATCCCTCAGGACTCCTCATCTTTGTTGTGCCTTGTGTTCCACCTTggccaggagccagggaggCAACGTTGGTGTGAGCAACCCCCAAGCCCCCaggaacaaatgaaaaagagcCTCTCTGTGTTGGAGACACGGATCCTCAGGTGattcctccagggatggagcaggagaccCTCAGGACAAGGCTCAGGGCTCTTCTGAGCTGGCAGGAATCtcctcagtgccagggacaACACAAAGAGGTGCTGACAGGGGCTGGCCTCTCTCTGTATAGCCCAAGCTCTCACTTGACAGAGTTGTTTCCCAGCCTGGGAGGTGGCCCCTGGCTGGCTGAAAACTCCTCCCCACCAGGATTCAGACCAGCACTAATGAGTTTTAGCAGCCACTGGAGGCTCGGGTTTCAGACCTGACTCAGCAAAGGAGCAGGTTCAGCACACACATGATTTCCCTGGCCTCACAGCATTGCCACTGatggcaaaattaaaaatattgcacCCCAGGATATTCAGAGCCATGCAGCCTCCATCCCTCAGGCACACAAgttctctcctctcccttcatGCCACAGTCACTGCACCACAATGAACTGCATATTGTGTTCCTCATACCAGcattatttacttatttttcctgttttaaccATGtctttaattatttctattgGCAAGGTGGCAAAGAGCAGTTTTATGTCAGGATAGTTTTTTAGAAAACCAAATTTTTGAGTGTCAGAGTAGGGGGGAGAAGCTCTGAGgtaaaacagaataaaacactCTCTGAATCCTCAATtgtatagtatatataatatatatgaactgcatatatataatattatgaactgcaaaggaaaaacatcaCAGTAACAAGTACTAAATATGTTCAGATTTTTATAAAGCACGCTCAGACCTGGGCATTGGGAAGCTGACCCGTTTTGAAAAGAGAATGTTCTCCCaaagaaa
Coding sequences:
- the LOC118689115 gene encoding UDP-glucuronosyltransferase 1-6-like, coding for MQNSGVRGSLWSRTLWITPTKMALFYRGTWILLLLTLSLILAEGGKILVVPQDGSHWLSMRPVVEKLRQKGHEVVVLVPSTSLYMKSEEPQNYTVQAYPIPYPEEYLGEMLKAFVHAHFIEQSVWNVVLTSYQSTIEISSVFFTNCKSLLRNEELMQYLQESKFDLIFTDPILMCGPLVAEYLGLPSVYFLRGFPCGMDSAATQCPSPPSYVPRLFLDNSDSMTFSQRVKNVLVDLLELFYCKPIYDKFEELAYEVFKKKVTVTELLSRGSFWLMRYDFVFEFPRPVMPNMAFIGGINCVQKKKLSQKNFAILLSQLSHHALSIYPLSFHPQ
- the LOC118689116 gene encoding UDP-glucuronosyltransferase 1A8-like, which codes for MALRLCLAWISILLLLPSLSEGGKLLVVPMLGSHWLSMQEVVEKLSERGHEVVVLVPEVSWQMETTQAYKVVTHPVSQTLEELDNAFQEYVAVHLTQKPFPLNALAMYNASVHTFSTFFGQCKDLFRSQETLRFLNQSGFDAILTDPIFMCGTILAHHLSLPFVFFMRGFGCNLHFAAPQCPSPLSYIPRLFSFNSDHMTFFQRVENALISLLELDYCSVYYGEALKLSSEVLQRDVSLMDLVNSAAIWILRFDFVFEYVRPVMPNMVFVGGINCAKKKPLPKDPEFELVCNLTSQQGSKSSG
- the LOC118689114 gene encoding UDP-glucuronosyltransferase 1A8-like, with product MALRLCLAWISILLLLPGLSDGGKLLVVPMVGSHWLSMQEVVEKLSERGHEVVVLVPEVSWQMETTQAYKVVTHPVSQTLEELDNAFQEYVAVHLTQKPFPLNALAMYNTSVHLFSTFFGQCKDLFHSQETLRFLNQSGFDAILTDPFFMCGAVLAHHLSLPFVFFMRGFGCNLHFAAPQCPSPLSYIPRLFSFNSDHMTFFQRVENALISLLELDYCNGLYAEALKLSSEVLQRDVSLMDLVNSAAIWILRFDFVFEYVRPVMPNMVFVGGINCAKKKPLPKAEIKQP